One window from the genome of Pyrobaculum ferrireducens encodes:
- a CDS encoding S1C family serine protease, whose translation MDLSNLVEKAARSVVAVVTRQVDVFTGDVGFGTAFAVGRGFFATAFHVVASADEVVLVTPEGDKAPGRVAAGDPDYDMALIYAELQTPPLPMGSALRLRVGQGVVAIGFPLALLDKPTATFGIVSAVGRTLRAGERVFEFLIQTDAAINPGNSGGPLINMSGEAVGINSAIIAGAQGLGFAVPIDFTRVMLEMVQKYGRYTRPALGIYVTALNKALASLYGFPIDRGLLVAEVLPGSAADEIGIQRGDVITKVDGKTVTNVFELRLYVAEAVVNRRRPRFQVWRTGRILEL comes from the coding sequence GTGGACCTCAGCAACTTGGTGGAGAAGGCCGCTAGGTCTGTGGTGGCCGTCGTCACGCGGCAGGTGGACGTCTTCACGGGCGACGTGGGGTTCGGCACGGCCTTCGCCGTGGGGAGGGGCTTCTTCGCCACTGCCTTCCACGTCGTGGCCTCGGCGGATGAGGTTGTGCTGGTGACGCCCGAGGGCGACAAGGCGCCGGGGAGGGTGGCGGCTGGGGACCCTGACTACGACATGGCGTTGATATACGCCGAGTTGCAGACACCCCCGCTCCCCATGGGGAGCGCCTTGAGGCTTAGGGTGGGCCAGGGCGTGGTGGCCATCGGATTCCCCCTAGCCCTCCTCGACAAGCCGACGGCGACCTTTGGGATAGTCAGCGCCGTCGGCAGAACTCTAAGAGCCGGCGAGAGGGTATTCGAGTTTTTGATACAGACAGACGCCGCTATCAACCCTGGCAACTCCGGGGGGCCGCTGATCAACATGTCGGGGGAGGCGGTGGGCATAAACTCGGCCATTATTGCGGGGGCGCAGGGCCTCGGCTTCGCAGTCCCTATAGACTTCACACGCGTCATGCTGGAGATGGTGCAGAAATACGGCCGCTACACCCGCCCCGCCCTTGGCATATACGTCACGGCGCTGAACAAAGCCCTGGCCTCTCTATACGGCTTCCCCATAGATAGAGGCCTCCTCGTGGCGGAGGTGCTACCCGGCTCAGCCGCAGACGAGATAGGCATCCAGCGGGGCGACGTGATAACGAAAGTAGACGGCAAGACTGTGACCAACGTTTTCGAGCTGAGGCTCTACGTGGCCGAGGCGGTGGTCAACAGAAGGAGGCCCAGGTTCCAGGTCTGGAGGACGGGGAGGATCCTCGAGCTCTAG